The following are encoded in a window of Paenibacillaceae bacterium GAS479 genomic DNA:
- a CDS encoding stage IV sporulation protein A, whose product MEKVDIFKDIAERTGGDIYLGVVGAVRTGKSTFIKRFMETIVLPNITSESDRVRAVDELPQSASGKTIMTTEPKFVPNQAVRIHVAEGLEVNVRLVDCVGYAVDGAKGYEDESGPRMITTPWFEEPIPFQEAAEIGTRKVIQEHSTLGVVVTTDGTIAEIPRSSYVESEARVIAELKEVGKPFVLIINSTHPKSEEAQQLRGELQAKYDIPVMALSAASMGEEEVISVLREVLYEFPVHEVNVNLPSWVMVLNENHWLRSNYENSVRDTVQDIRRLRDVDRVVAQFMEYDFISRAGLSDMNMGQGVAEIDLYAPDDLYDQILMEVVGVEIRGKDHLLQLMQDFTHAKREYDRFADALEMVKTTGYGIAAPTLAEMQLDEPELIRQGSRFGVRLTATAPSIHMIRVDVESEFAPIIGTEKQSEELVRYLMQDFENDPIKVWDSDMFGRSLHSIVREGIQAKISMMPDNARYKLQETLGRIINEGSGGLIAIIL is encoded by the coding sequence GTGGAAAAAGTGGATATTTTTAAGGACATCGCGGAACGGACCGGCGGAGACATCTACCTCGGCGTCGTCGGTGCGGTCCGGACAGGAAAATCGACCTTCATTAAGAGGTTCATGGAGACGATCGTACTTCCTAACATTACCAGTGAGTCGGATCGAGTTCGTGCAGTGGATGAGCTTCCCCAAAGCGCATCAGGCAAAACTATCATGACGACAGAGCCGAAGTTCGTTCCAAACCAAGCCGTACGCATTCATGTGGCGGAGGGGCTGGAAGTTAACGTACGACTCGTAGATTGTGTTGGATACGCTGTGGATGGTGCGAAGGGTTATGAGGACGAGAGTGGTCCACGCATGATTACAACTCCTTGGTTCGAGGAGCCGATCCCGTTTCAGGAAGCAGCTGAGATAGGTACACGAAAGGTTATCCAGGAACATTCCACCCTGGGCGTCGTGGTCACGACGGACGGAACAATTGCCGAGATTCCTCGCAGTTCGTACGTCGAATCGGAAGCACGTGTCATCGCTGAGCTGAAAGAGGTCGGCAAGCCGTTCGTGTTAATCATCAACTCGACCCATCCTAAGAGCGAAGAAGCGCAGCAACTGCGCGGAGAGCTTCAGGCGAAGTATGATATTCCGGTCATGGCGCTCAGTGCCGCCAGCATGGGCGAGGAGGAGGTTATCTCCGTCTTGCGCGAAGTGCTGTACGAGTTCCCTGTTCATGAGGTGAACGTTAATCTGCCAAGCTGGGTTATGGTGTTGAACGAGAATCATTGGCTCCGCAGCAACTATGAGAATTCGGTACGCGATACCGTCCAGGACATTCGGAGGCTGCGCGACGTGGACCGCGTAGTCGCTCAGTTCATGGAATACGATTTTATATCCCGTGCCGGATTGAGCGATATGAACATGGGGCAAGGTGTAGCTGAAATCGACCTGTACGCCCCGGATGATCTGTACGACCAGATTCTGATGGAAGTTGTCGGCGTCGAGATTCGCGGCAAAGATCATCTGCTCCAGCTGATGCAGGACTTCACGCATGCTAAGCGGGAATATGATCGATTCGCCGATGCGCTTGAGATGGTCAAAACGACGGGGTACGGCATCGCGGCTCCGACACTGGCCGAAATGCAGCTTGATGAGCCGGAACTTATCCGTCAAGGCTCACGCTTCGGAGTGCGGCTGACGGCGACGGCGCCATCCATCCATATGATCCGGGTAGATGTGGAATCCGAGTTCGCGCCAATCATCGGCACCGAGAAACAGAGCGAGGAGCTTGTGCGCTACTTAATGCAGGACTTCGAGAACGATCCGATCAAGGTTTGGGATTCAGACATGTTCGGTCGCTCGCTGCATTCCATCGTGCGGGAGGGCATTCAAGCCAAAATTTCGATGATGCCGGACAACGCCCGCTACAAACTGCAGGAAACGCTTGGCCGGATTATTAACGAAGGCTCAGGCGGATTGATTGCTATTATTCTCTAA
- a CDS encoding 2Fe-2S iron-sulfur cluster binding domain-containing protein, with product MIEVTFWPEGRKVKVRRGTTLLIAAHQAGVPLTVRCGGKAACLMCKLNVHPDFGEKGLSAPTEQELHKLGSGSGQRLGCQCRVLGDCHVIIPEDPLKAAVRRQLERQAEEDDDSWLRSFRNDAPGGER from the coding sequence TTGATTGAAGTCACGTTTTGGCCGGAGGGGCGGAAGGTCAAGGTCAGACGAGGCACGACATTGCTCATCGCCGCCCATCAGGCCGGTGTGCCGCTCACGGTTCGCTGCGGAGGCAAGGCGGCCTGTCTGATGTGCAAGCTGAATGTGCATCCGGATTTTGGCGAAAAGGGCTTGTCCGCACCGACGGAACAAGAGCTTCACAAGCTTGGTAGCGGCAGCGGCCAACGGCTCGGTTGTCAATGTCGCGTCCTCGGTGATTGCCATGTCATTATACCGGAGGACCCGCTTAAGGCCGCAGTACGCAGGCAACTGGAGCGGCAAGCCGAAGAGGATGACGACAGCTGGCTTCGCTCTTTTCGCAATGATGCTCCAGGAGGGGAAAGATGA
- a CDS encoding ferredoxin, 2Fe-2S: MIILQGRTRSTETQAVQGKTLLELALSAKAEWGSSCQRGTCARCRCLIIQGMDQLEPVTDAEWDRLEPEELDEGYRLSCQAVVRSSDAVVEVRHKPYF; this comes from the coding sequence ATGATTATTTTGCAAGGCCGCACCAGAAGCACAGAGACGCAGGCGGTGCAGGGCAAGACATTGCTTGAGCTGGCTTTGAGTGCCAAGGCGGAATGGGGTTCCTCCTGCCAACGTGGCACTTGTGCTCGTTGTCGCTGCCTGATTATACAGGGCATGGACCAATTGGAACCGGTTACGGATGCAGAATGGGACCGGCTTGAGCCGGAAGAGCTGGATGAGGGCTACCGGCTCTCCTGCCAAGCTGTAGTGCGTTCCAGCGACGCAGTTGTGGAAGTTCGGCACAAGCCCTATTTCTAG
- a CDS encoding Stage VI sporulation protein F, translating into MSTPKDILGAVNKKTGKNITETQVKKLASAVTPNTIKNEDELRRLVKQVALMAKVPLTEKTMNDIVAAVKSSGMNMGSLESLMKVMIKK; encoded by the coding sequence ATGAGCACACCGAAGGACATTTTAGGAGCGGTCAACAAAAAGACCGGCAAAAACATTACGGAAACTCAGGTGAAAAAACTCGCCAGCGCCGTAACTCCAAACACAATTAAAAACGAGGATGAGCTTCGCAGGCTGGTCAAACAGGTTGCACTCATGGCTAAAGTGCCGTTAACTGAAAAAACAATGAACGACATTGTTGCAGCGGTCAAAAGCAGCGGCATGAACATGGGCAGCCTCGAATCGTTGATGAAAGTGATGATCAAAAAATAA
- a CDS encoding glycerol-3-phosphate dehydrogenase (NAD(P)+): protein MTIPESSSHKRLKAAVLVAGSWGTALASVLASNGHEVVMWTRGQAQADEIREGHTNGKYLPGAQLPTGLTATTNMDEALRDAQLVLFAAPSSAMRQVAAAAAPMVARDAVVIHATKGFEIDTLERMSHVLAEELGRPQQEIVVLSGPSHAEEVVKKLPTTVVVASEAEGFAEKAQDALINSDFRVYTNRDVTGVEVAGAIKNIIALGTGLSDGLGFGDNAKAALITRGLAEIGRLGAAMGANMMTFAGLAGVGDLVVTCTSPHSRNWRAGSMLASGLSLDEVLQRMGMVVEGVRTTRSAKALAARYGVEMPITDQLYEVLFQGKTPREAVESLMMRDRTNEL from the coding sequence ATGACGATACCGGAAAGCTCCTCGCATAAGCGGCTGAAGGCCGCCGTTCTAGTAGCAGGCAGTTGGGGAACGGCGCTCGCGTCCGTGCTTGCGAGCAATGGTCATGAAGTTGTGATGTGGACTCGCGGACAAGCTCAAGCCGATGAAATTCGCGAGGGGCATACAAACGGCAAATATTTGCCGGGAGCGCAGTTGCCCACTGGACTGACGGCAACGACAAACATGGATGAAGCTTTGCGTGATGCACAGCTCGTTCTGTTCGCTGCACCTAGCTCCGCCATGCGCCAGGTAGCGGCCGCCGCAGCTCCTATGGTTGCAAGGGATGCTGTAGTCATCCACGCAACCAAGGGCTTTGAGATCGATACGCTGGAGCGGATGTCGCATGTTCTGGCGGAGGAGCTGGGCCGGCCGCAGCAGGAGATTGTTGTGCTGTCTGGTCCAAGCCATGCCGAGGAAGTTGTCAAAAAGCTGCCAACAACGGTTGTTGTCGCTTCCGAGGCGGAAGGCTTCGCAGAAAAAGCTCAGGATGCATTGATCAACTCGGACTTCCGCGTTTATACCAATCGTGATGTAACAGGCGTGGAGGTAGCTGGCGCGATCAAGAACATTATCGCGCTTGGCACCGGCCTGTCGGACGGCCTCGGCTTTGGAGACAACGCCAAAGCTGCGCTAATTACGCGGGGGCTGGCTGAGATTGGCCGCTTAGGCGCGGCAATGGGTGCTAACATGATGACGTTTGCAGGGCTCGCCGGTGTGGGCGATCTTGTCGTCACTTGCACAAGTCCGCATAGCCGTAACTGGCGAGCGGGCTCCATGCTGGCGAGCGGACTTTCTTTGGACGAGGTGCTCCAGCGGATGGGTATGGTCGTAGAAGGCGTGCGCACGACCCGATCGGCCAAAGCTCTTGCGGCTCGTTATGGCGTCGAGATGCCGATTACCGATCAGCTCTACGAGGTGCTTTTCCAAGGCAAAACTCCTCGTGAAGCAGTGGAGAGCCTCATGATGCGTGACCGTACTAACGAACTATAG
- a CDS encoding acyl-phosphate glycerol-3-phosphate acyltransferase: MLTSILAIAASYLLGSVSFSILIARYIKGIDIRQHGSGNAGATNTLRVLGKGPGILVFALDILKGIAAVWIGRFAAPDVDWLPAVCGLAVIAGHNWPIYFRFKGGKGIATAIGVMVSLAFLPALYAGLIAILAIVITRYVSLGSLVFALLTPLFILLLIGLGPIFWISFVLCVFAFIRHRTNLVKLFKGTENKLGSKKG; encoded by the coding sequence TTGCTGACTTCCATCCTTGCGATTGCGGCCAGTTATTTGCTTGGCTCCGTATCGTTCAGCATCCTTATTGCACGTTACATCAAGGGCATAGACATAAGGCAGCATGGCAGCGGTAATGCAGGCGCTACGAATACACTGAGAGTGCTCGGCAAGGGGCCGGGCATTCTCGTGTTCGCGCTTGATATTCTCAAAGGCATTGCTGCAGTCTGGATCGGCAGGTTCGCCGCTCCGGATGTGGATTGGCTGCCTGCCGTATGCGGCTTAGCCGTTATTGCCGGACATAATTGGCCGATTTACTTCCGCTTCAAAGGCGGAAAGGGGATTGCTACGGCTATCGGCGTCATGGTGTCGCTTGCGTTTCTGCCGGCTCTATATGCCGGCCTCATCGCCATTCTCGCTATCGTGATTACCCGGTATGTTTCCTTGGGCTCGCTCGTATTTGCCCTCTTAACGCCATTATTCATTCTATTACTGATTGGGCTCGGGCCTATTTTCTGGATCTCATTCGTGCTGTGTGTGTTTGCATTTATCCGGCACCGTACGAATCTGGTCAAGTTGTTTAAAGGCACCGAGAACAAGCTCGGTTCTAAAAAAGGATGA
- a CDS encoding GTP-binding protein, with protein sequence MARPVIAIVGRPNVGKSTIFNRVIGDRLAIVEDKPGVTRDRIYGTGEWNGKSFSIVDTGGIEIDGEDEIMKSVRMQAELAVEEADVIIFMVDAKTGLTLADEEVAQMLFRSRKPVVVAVNKVDNQGRMEDIYEFFGLGFGSPIGISGSHGTGIGDLLDEAVSKLPELEDDGYDEDVIRVALIGRPNVGKSSLVNALLGEERVIVSEVAGTTRDAIDTPFEKDGQRYVLIDTAGMRKRGKVYESTEKYSVMRSLKAIERADVVLILINAEEGIIEQDKHIAGYAHEAGRASVFVVNKWDVVEKDDKTMQNFTQNVRDHFLFMTYAPIVFLSALTKSRLQKLLPVINHVSEQHALRIQTHLLNDVISDAVAINPPPTDKGRRLRINYVTQVAVRPPTIVIFVNAPEIMHFSYERYLENKIRAAFNFEGTPVRLFTRRKSDED encoded by the coding sequence ATGGCAAGACCCGTTATAGCAATCGTGGGCAGGCCGAATGTGGGAAAATCCACGATCTTCAACAGGGTCATAGGCGACCGCCTGGCGATCGTGGAAGATAAGCCTGGCGTCACGCGTGACCGGATCTATGGAACCGGTGAATGGAATGGAAAGTCCTTCAGTATCGTGGATACCGGAGGAATTGAAATTGATGGTGAAGATGAAATCATGAAATCCGTCCGTATGCAGGCTGAGCTTGCTGTGGAAGAAGCGGACGTCATTATTTTCATGGTGGACGCTAAAACCGGCTTAACGCTGGCGGATGAGGAAGTTGCTCAAATGTTGTTCCGCTCTCGCAAGCCGGTTGTAGTCGCTGTCAACAAGGTGGACAACCAAGGTCGTATGGAAGATATTTATGAGTTCTTCGGCCTCGGCTTCGGCAGTCCGATCGGGATTTCCGGTTCGCATGGAACCGGTATCGGAGATCTGCTGGATGAAGCGGTATCCAAGCTGCCTGAGCTTGAGGATGACGGGTATGACGAGGATGTAATCCGCGTTGCCCTAATTGGCCGTCCAAACGTAGGTAAGTCCTCCCTGGTGAATGCTTTGCTTGGCGAGGAGCGCGTTATTGTAAGCGAAGTTGCCGGCACAACGAGGGATGCCATCGATACGCCGTTTGAGAAGGACGGACAACGCTATGTGCTGATCGATACGGCAGGTATGCGTAAACGTGGCAAGGTGTATGAGTCGACCGAGAAGTACAGCGTAATGCGCTCGCTCAAAGCGATTGAACGCGCCGATGTTGTGCTCATCCTGATCAATGCCGAAGAAGGCATCATCGAGCAGGACAAGCATATCGCTGGTTACGCGCATGAGGCGGGCCGGGCTTCTGTGTTTGTCGTTAATAAATGGGATGTAGTCGAAAAAGACGACAAGACGATGCAGAATTTCACGCAAAACGTCCGCGACCATTTCCTGTTCATGACCTATGCTCCGATTGTATTCCTTTCGGCGCTGACGAAGTCGCGGCTGCAAAAGCTGCTGCCGGTCATCAACCATGTTTCGGAGCAGCATGCACTTCGCATTCAGACTCATCTGCTCAATGATGTAATCTCGGATGCAGTTGCAATCAATCCGCCTCCGACTGATAAAGGTCGCAGACTGCGCATTAACTATGTGACTCAGGTCGCGGTACGACCACCGACCATTGTCATCTTTGTCAATGCTCCTGAGATCATGCACTTCTCCTATGAGCGCTATTTGGAGAACAAGATCCGTGCGGCATTCAATTTCGAGGGCACTCCGGTACGATTGTTTACCCGCCGGAAGTCGGATGAAGATTAG
- a CDS encoding small subunit ribosomal protein S1 — translation MSEETKIQDSVQESQQGLSQDELENIVSLKKGDIVTGTIVKVEDNQATVSLGYKYDGTIPLRELSSVQLTNANDAVKLGDELTLKVITIDDEKEKLLLSKKAVDAEQSWDSLQAKFEGGEILEITVADVVKGGLVADVGVRGFIPASMVERHFVEDFKDYKGRTLKVKIKEIDRENNKIILSAKEVLEQEFEQNKQSIMENLQVGQELEGTVQRLTPFGAFVDIGGVDGLVHVSEMSWQHVAHPKDVVSEGQSVRVKVLKLDPSVGKISLSIKAAQPGPWESVNGQFNTGDIVTGTVRRLVNFGAFVEIAPGVEGLVHVSQIAHRHVATPQEALTEGQEVKAKILDFNPSEKRVSLSIKDTEEAPEQTSAPRAERPQRERSDRGGFKEKIDNPNVSLSNQSMSFNLGERFGDKLNKFK, via the coding sequence ATGTCAGAAGAAACAAAAATCCAGGACTCTGTCCAAGAATCTCAGCAAGGTCTCAGCCAAGATGAGCTGGAAAACATCGTCTCCCTGAAAAAGGGCGACATCGTAACCGGCACCATCGTGAAAGTTGAAGACAACCAGGCAACGGTTAGCCTCGGTTATAAATATGACGGCACTATTCCTCTGCGTGAGCTGAGCTCTGTTCAGCTGACTAATGCAAATGATGCTGTCAAGCTCGGTGACGAGCTGACGCTCAAAGTCATCACAATCGATGACGAGAAGGAAAAACTGCTGCTTTCCAAAAAAGCCGTTGATGCTGAGCAGTCCTGGGACTCCCTGCAAGCTAAATTTGAAGGGGGCGAGATTCTCGAAATTACGGTTGCAGACGTAGTGAAGGGCGGTTTGGTCGCGGACGTTGGCGTACGCGGTTTCATCCCAGCTTCCATGGTTGAGCGTCATTTCGTAGAAGACTTCAAGGACTACAAAGGTCGTACCCTGAAAGTCAAGATCAAAGAAATCGATCGCGAAAACAATAAAATCATCCTCTCTGCTAAAGAAGTTCTGGAGCAAGAGTTTGAGCAAAACAAACAATCCATCATGGAAAACCTGCAAGTTGGTCAAGAGCTGGAAGGTACAGTTCAACGTCTGACGCCATTCGGCGCATTCGTAGACATCGGCGGCGTGGACGGTCTTGTACACGTATCCGAAATGTCTTGGCAACATGTGGCTCATCCGAAGGATGTAGTTTCCGAAGGCCAATCCGTGCGTGTAAAAGTGCTTAAGCTGGATCCTTCTGTTGGCAAAATCAGCCTCAGCATCAAGGCTGCTCAGCCAGGTCCTTGGGAATCCGTAAACGGCCAATTCAACACGGGTGACATCGTAACGGGTACAGTTCGCCGTCTGGTGAACTTCGGCGCGTTCGTTGAAATCGCTCCTGGCGTTGAAGGTCTTGTACATGTATCCCAAATCGCACACCGTCATGTAGCGACTCCACAAGAGGCGCTTACAGAAGGCCAAGAAGTTAAAGCTAAAATTCTTGACTTCAATCCTTCCGAAAAACGTGTCAGCCTTAGCATCAAAGACACGGAAGAAGCTCCTGAGCAAACTTCTGCTCCACGCGCAGAGCGTCCGCAACGCGAACGTTCCGATCGCGGCGGCTTCAAGGAGAAAATCGATAACCCGAACGTCTCCCTGAGCAACCAAAGCATGAGCTTCAACCTTGGCGAGCGCTTCGGCGACAAGCTGAACAAATTCAAGTGA